From the genome of Bacillus kexueae:
CTCGCTAGAGCGGATTGCGAGTACAGGGCACCGCTACCTCCCCGCTTAGCACGGCAAAGTTATAACCAATTTGTAGGCGTCTTAACTGACGCATTTACAAGTATATACTGTTAAGTAGAAAATTGCAATGATTTCATATTGTAAATTACTGTAAGTTATTATTTTTACCTTGTTTCAGCTTCTTTTTTCTTTCTCTCAATGAACGAAAGAAAGAGGTAAGTAGGTGAGCACATTCTTCCTCTCTTACCCCACTAACTACTTCACACTGATGATTGAAACGTTCTTCTGTCAACAAGTTCATTAATGTTCCGGCACACCCCGCTTTCGGGTCACTTGCTCCAAACACAACTTTTTTAACTCTTGAAAGTACAATCGCTCCTGCACACATAGGACATGGCTCCAACGTTACGTATAGGACACAATCTTCCAAACGCCAGCTCCCTATTTTTTTACACGCTTCATCGATTGCTAAAATTTCAGCATGCGCAACAGATCGCTGACTTACTTCACGTAAATTATGTGCTTTTGCAATCACTTCACCTTCATAAACAAGCACTGCTCCGATAGGAACTTCTCCTATACTTTCTGCACGCCTTGCCTCTTCTATCGCTAATCCCATATAGTATTCATCCGCTTGCATTGTTATCTCCTTTAACTCATATGCTCGAACTTCTCATTAGACTTATCTTATAGAACGAACAAAAATCTTTCAACATTCCATTCATGGGTCATGAACAACAACATAAAATGTACCGAATGGAACTTAAGGAGGTACGTTATGCAAATTCATGTAGTTCAACAAGGACAATCATTGTTTACAATTGCCCAAACATTTTCAACGACTGTTGATGCCCTTATAGACGCCAATCAAATTCAAAATCCAAATCAACTCGTTATTGGCCAAACGCTTGTCATTCCTATTATTGGTCAATTTTATTTTGTTCAACCTGGCGATAGTTTGTATTCAATTGCTCAAAAGTTTGAAATGAATTATTTACAATTGGCCGAGATTAATGATTGGAACGTAAATCAACCGCTACCGATTGGGCTTCGTCTATACATTCCACAACGCCCGAAAAGAGAAGCAGAGTTTAACGCCTATATCGAACCAAGAGGAGAAAGTGTCAGCTCAAATTTACAAGCGAGTGCTAGTGAGGCATCCCCTTATTTAACCTACTTAGGATTATTTAGCTTCCAAGCATTGCGAGACGGATCACTTAAAGAACCACCCGTCGGCAATTTAGGAACAATCGCTCAAAACAATGACACCACATTCATGATGATTATTACGAACATAGAAAATGATCAATTTAGTGATGAATTAGCTCACATTATTTTGACGGATACAAAAGTTC
Proteins encoded in this window:
- the tadA gene encoding tRNA adenosine(34) deaminase TadA; translation: MQADEYYMGLAIEEARRAESIGEVPIGAVLVYEGEVIAKAHNLREVSQRSVAHAEILAIDEACKKIGSWRLEDCVLYVTLEPCPMCAGAIVLSRVKKVVFGASDPKAGCAGTLMNLLTEERFNHQCEVVSGVREEECAHLLTSFFRSLRERKKKLKQGKNNNLQ